A segment of the Leptolyngbya sp. NIES-3755 genome:
TTCACTTCTGGCTACAGAACCAACAGAATTGGCGAATTGGACGCAGCAAAGACTGTGACATCGTGTTGTCTGATCAATGTGTCTCGCGCTACCATGCCGCGATCCAACTGCTCGAACCTGGTGAGTTTTATCTCGTGGATTTGAACAGCTATAACGGGTCATTTATTAACGAGCGACGAGTTCGAGAAATTTCGCGACTGCATTCGGGCGATCGTCTCAGTTTTGGACAAATCGAGCTTGAGTTCTACGATGGAACCCCTCAGTTTT
Coding sequences within it:
- a CDS encoding adenylate cyclase (similar to AA sequence:cyanobase_aa:tll2410) → MTSHDQNPAMIPWKSYVQYAALRSRQLLSQRKPAQPNEDDIPTAIDCRPHLVLHLPDGMIHFWLQNQQNWRIGRSKDCDIVLSDQCVSRYHAAIQLLEPGEFYLVDLNSYNGSFINERRVREISRLHSGDRLSFGQIELEFYDGTPQFFKNAAVTAEPTLQSSTPVAR